The genomic stretch GCGATGCGGCAGAGCGCGCGATAGCCGTCGTACTTGATCTCGTGCAGCCAGCCGTCGCCCTCGGGGGCCGCGGCGGCCGGCGTCGCGAGCTGGAGCGCGACGCGCTCGGGAAGCGGCCCGCGGTGCAGGCCGTGCACGCTCTCGGGACGCTCGCGCAGGACGTCGCCGTCGGTCGCCGGCTTCGCCTCGGCGTCGCGCTCCTTCAGCAGCAGCCAGTTCTTGCCGCCCTCGCCCGCCCGGCCGCCCATGCGTGCCAGCATCCAGCCGCCGCGCAGCTTCTCGCCGCGCAGCGTGAACTTGAGCTTGCCCGCGCGATAGCCGGCGTGCGCATCGCCGATCGGCTCCCAGCGGCCGACGTCCCACAGCAGCACGTCGCCCGCGCCGTACTCGCCCGCCGGGATGGCGCCCTCGAACGAGCCGTACTCGAGCGGGTGATCCTCGACGTGCACCGCCAGCCGCTTCTCGTGCGGATCGAGGCTCGGGCCTTTCGGCACCGCCCAGCTCTTCAGCACCCCGTCGAGCTCGAGGCGGAAGTCGTAGTGCTCGCGGCGCGCGTGGTGGTGCTGAATGCAGTAGAAGCCGCCCGCCGACGCGACGGTGCCGCCGCCGGGCTCGGGCGTCTTCTTGAAGTCGCGCTTGCGGCGATACTCGTCGAGCGGCATGGCTCTCGCGGCTCACCACAACGGCGTGCCCTGGGTGCGCACGAAGGCGTGGAAGGCGTCCTGCAGGCGCTGCGTCACCGGGCCGGGCGTGCCGTCGCCGACCGGCCGCCCGTCGACCGTCGTGACCGGCATGACCTCGGCACCGGTGCCCGTGACGAAGACCTCGTCGGCCGTGTAGACGTCGAAGCGACCGAGCCGCGCCTCGCGGGCCTCGACGCCGGCCTCGCCGGCGAGCGCCAGGATCGCGCCGCGCGTGATGCCGGCGAGCGCGCCGTCCTGCGGCGACGGCGTCAGCAGCGTGCCGGCGCGCACCACGAAGAGGTTGTCGGCCGTGCACTCGGCGATGAAGCCGTCGCCGTTCAGCATGATCGCCTCCTCGCAGCCGGCCCGGGTGGCGTCGATCTTGGCGAGGACGTTCTTCAGATAGTTGAGCGACTTGATGCGGGCGTCGTAGGCCTCGTGCGAGACCTGGCGCGTGGCCGAGGTGATCACCGCGATGCCGGCGGCGTAGCGCGCGGGCGGATACACCTGGATGTCGGTGACGATGCAGACGATCGTCGGCACCGGGCAGCGCGCCGGATCGACGCCGAGGTCGCCGACGCCCCGGGTGACGACGAGGCGGATGTAGGCGTCGTCCTTCCGATTGGCGCGGACGGTCTCCTCGACGACGCCGGCCATGGCCGCGCGGTCCATCGGGATGTCGAGCGCCAGCGCGCGGGCGGAGTCGTACAGGCGGTCCAGGTGCTCGGCGAGGCGAAAGACGCGACGAGCGTAGACGCGGATGCCCTCGAACACGCCGTCGCCGTAGAGCAGCCCGTGATCGAAGACCGAGATCTTCGCCTCGTCGCGCGGCACGAGCCGGCCGTCGAGCCAGATCAGCATGCGGCGGGGTGTACACCGCGCCGGCGAACGAAGCGAAGCGAACCGGACGGGGACCGACGCGGGCGGGCAGCCGGCCGCGCCGATCCCCGCCCGGTGCTGGGGGCGGTTCGTCCATGTCGCGCTCCCCGGGCTACTTCGGCCCGATGCGCAGGCCGCTGGAGAAGGTCCGCATGCCGGCCCGCAGCACGTCGACGCCGAGAATCTCGATGCTCACGACCTCGCCGTCCTTGAAGACGTTGGTGCCGAGGCCGATCGCGCCCTCGACCGTCGTCTTGATCTTGCACTTGCCCTTCGCGACCACGCAGTCACCGACCGGGAAGCCGACCAGGTCGACGACGGTGCAGTCGTCGCCCGACTGACAGTCGGTGGTGGTGACGCGCGCGTTGGCGCCGGCCGTGAGGGTCTGGCCCTCGCAGCCGGCGTCGAGGCCGCCCAGTGTGGCGCTGACCTTGACGTCGGTCTTGCTGACGGCGGTCGAGAACTTGCCGCTGCCCTTCGAGCCGAAGTTGCAGACGGTATCGGGCGTACTGACCGAGCAGGCCGGCAGGGCGACCGGCGGATTGGTCGAGTCCGTCGGCGTCGTGCAGGCGTCGAAGGCCTTCACGAGCTCGCCCTTGAGCGTCTTCGCCTTCGACGGGACGTTGAACGACTGTGCGTGCAGCGGAGCGGCGAGGAGACCGAGCCCCACGGCCGCGCCGGCGAGCGCGGTGACCACACGATGCTGCATGAGTATCCTCCTTCGGGTTCGCGCCGCGGGACGGCGCACGCCTTCCCGCGGCCACCGTGGTCGTACTGGACGTTGCGTCGGAGCATCCCCCTCGCGGCGGACCGCGGGAGCGCTCCTCTGTGATCGTCCGCGAGCCCATGCGTCGTCGGAAAGATCGCCGGGAGGCGTCGGCAGGAGGGACCAGCAGGCGACGTTCGGGCGGTCGTACGAGGGCGACCGCCGGCGCGCCACAGGCGAGCCCTGACTGGCGTTCGGCGTGCTACCCGGCAAGCTAGCCGATCGCGCCTTGGCGTCAAGTGAAAATCGCCGCCCGGGCGCCTGCCGTCATCGGCGCGTGAATGCGGGCATGACCTCGCGCACGAAGAGCTCGAGACCCTCCCAGTCGAACGGCGCGCGCAGCGCGAGGATCAGCCACTCGACGCCGGCGTCGCGGTACTCGGCGACGCGCTCGCGCACCTGGCCGGGCGTGCCGAGCAGGTGGCCCGGCTTCACCCAGTCCGTCATCGGGCCGAACATCAGGCGCAGCCGCTCCTCCTGCGTCGCGGCGCGTGCGGCGTCGGCGCCGATGGCGAGGCCGACGTTCGCGCTGCGCACGATGGCGGCGGGATCACGGCGCTCCCGGTCGCACCAGTCGTTCAGCGTGCGGTTGCGCGCGGCCCAGATCTCGGGCGGGAGGAAGGGCAAGTTCCAGCCGTCGGCGTGCCGCGCGACGATGCGCAGCATGCGCTTCTCGCCCTGTCCGCCGATCCACAGGCGCAGCCGCTCCTGCACCGGCCGCGGGTCGCAGAGCGCGTCGTCGAGGTGCAGCCGGCGTCCCTGGAACGTCACGCGCTCGCCGTCGAAGAGCCGGCGCAGCACGACGGCCGTCTCCTCGAGCAGATCGAGCCGGTCCCGGATCGGCCCGAACGGCATGCCGAACGCCTGGAACTCGCGCTCGTTCCACCCCGCGCCGAGCCCCAGCTCGCAGCGCCCGCTCGAGAGGTGATCGATCGTGACCGCGGCCTTCGCGAGCACGCCGGGGTTGCGGTAGCCGGTGCAGAAGACGAGCGAGCCGACGCGCACGTTGCGCGTCTCGCAGGCGAGCGCCGCCATGGTGGTGAGGCCCTCGAAGCAGGGCTTCGCCGGGTTCGAGACGTCGGAGACCGAGTAGAGATGGTCCCACACCGAGCACCAGTGGAAGCCCTGCGTGTCGGCGACCTGCCAGAGGCGGCGCAGCTCGGCGAGGGTGCAGTCCTGGGGGCCGGCGTGGATGCCGAAGCGCATGCGCGGCGTCTAGCAGAGGGCGGCCTCCGGCACACGGCCCCGCCTGCGGTGTAACAGTCGTTGCATTGCACGTCACACCCGTACTAGGGGCGACGCCCATGGCCGCTGCCGAGCCTCCCGTCCTGCCCTGGCTGGTGCTGATCCACCAGATCCCCCCGCGCCCCGCCTCGCTGCGCGTGAAGGTGTGGCGGCGGCTCCAGACGCTCGGCGCGCTCTCGCTCAAGAACTCGGTCTACGTGCTCCCGAACGGCGACGAGACGCGCGAAGACCTCGCATGGGTGCTGCGCGAGCTGCGCACCGCCGGCGCGCAGGGGTCGCTCTGCGAGGCCCGGCTGGTCGACGGGCTCGACGACGCGGAAGTCCGGGCGACGTTCGTGGCGCTCCGCGAGGCGGACTACCGCCGTCTCGCCGCCGAGATCCGCGCGCTCGCGAAGACCGTCCCGGCGGCGCGCCGGCGCCCCCTCGCCGACGACGTCCGCGCGCGCCTCGACACGGCGCTCGGGCGCCTGCGCAAGCAGCTCGCCGAGGTCCAGCGCATCGACTTCTTCGGTGCCCCCGGCCGCGAGGCCGCCGCAGGCCTCCTCGCGGCGATCGAGACACGCCTGCACCCCCAGCCGTCCACGCCGCGCGCGGCACGCCGCCCCTGGCAGCGGGACGACGTGCAGGGGCGGACGTGGGTCACGCGGCGCGGAATCCACATCGACCGCATCGCCAGCGCCTGGCTCATCCGCCGCGCGATCGACCCGACGGCACGGTTCCGCTTCGTCACGCCGAAGGGCCACGTCCCGGCGGACGGTGAGCTTCGCTTCGACATGTTCGACGCCGAGTTCACCCACGACGGCGACCTCTGCACGTTCGAAGTGCTGCTGCGCGATTTCGCCCTCGACGACCCGGCGCTCGGCCCGATCGCCGAGATCGTCCACGACGTCGACCTGAAGGAGCAGCGCCACGATCGTCCGGAGACCGCCGGCGTCGAGCACCTCATCGCCGGCATCTGCCGCACGGCGGCCGACGACGAGCAGCGCCTCGCCCAGGGCACCACCGTCTTCGACGGCCTGCATGCCTGGTTCCAACGGAGACGCCCGTGACCGACACCGTTCCCTGTACGCGCCGCGACCTCGTCCTCTATTTCCTGCGGCTCGGCACGTTCGGCTTCGGAGGACCGATCGCGCTCGTCGGCTACATGCAGCGCGACCTCGTCGAGGAACGCCGCTGGTTCACGACGGGCGACTATCGCGAGGGCCTCGCGCTGGCGCAGCTCGCCCCGGGCCCGCTCGCGGCGCAGCTCGCCATCTACCTCGGCTGGCTGCGCCACGGCATCGCCGGTGCGACGCTGGTCTCGATCGCGTTCGTGCTGCCGTCGTTCGTGATGGTGATGGCGCTGTCGTGGCTCTACGTCGCGACGGGCGGGCTCGCGTGGATGCAGGGCGCGTTCTACGGCATCGGCGCCGCCGTCATCGCCATCATCGCGCGCAGCGCGTGGAAGCTCGCGAAGTCGACGCTGGGCCACGACCGTCTCCTGTGGACGCTGTTCGGCGCGAGCGCCCTGGTCACGGTCGTCACGGAGTCGGAACCCCTGGCCGTGTTCCTGCTCTGCGGCGTCGTGACGCTGATCGCCCGTGGTCTGCCCGCGCGCTCGACGGCGGCGGTGCTCCTGCCCTGGCCCTGGCTCGTCACCGGCCTGCACGGTCCCGCGGGCAACGCGACGCTGTGGACGATCGCCTGGTACTTCAGCGAGGCGGGAGCGTTCGTGTTCGGCAGCGGGCTCGCGATCATCCCGTTCCTCCACGGCGGCGTGGTGAGCGAGCTGGGTTGGCTCAGCGAACGCCAGTTCCTCGACGCGGTCGCCGTCGCCATGATCACGCCCGGTCCGGTCGTGATCACGGTCGCCTTCATCGGCTGGCTCGCCGCCGGTCCCGCCGGCGCGACGGTGGCCGCCGTCGCCGTGTTTCTGCCCTGCTACGTCTTCACCGTGATCCCGGCCCGCTACTTCCGGCGGTCGATCCACGATCCGCGCGTGAAGGCGTTCGTCGACGGCGTCACCGTGGCGGCGGCCGGCGCCATCGCCGGCGCCGCGGTCGTCCTCGGCAGACGCGCCGTGTTCGACGTCCCGACGCTGCTCGTCTTCCTCACCATGCTCGCCGTGCTGCCGCGCGTACGCAGCGCGCTCGAGCCCCTGTGCATCGTCGCGGCGGGCGTCGTCGGCATCCTCCTGTCGGCCGCGAGCTGAGCGGCGCTCAGCCGCCGCCCGTGAGACGCGCCCGCAGCGCGCCGCCGCGCGCACCCGCCGCCGGCGGGACGCACGCCCCAGCGCCGCGGCGTCGCCGCACGCCGGGCTGCAGGCGAACGAGGGCGTGCAGAGGCCCGGCGGCACCGGCGTGCAGGCGCGCGTCACCCGCCGGGCGAGCGCGCGGCACCGCGCGCCCGCGCAGCTGCGCGACGGCGGCCGAGGTCTGCGCGCGGGCGAGCCGGCGGGCGCAGCGTCCTCGCCGGCGAGCCGTGCCTCGCGCGCCAGCTGGTTCGCGAGCACGACGCCGGCGGCCTGCGCACAGGCGGCCGCGTCGGCGGCGTGCCGCACGGCTCGCACGCGGCGCAGAGCGCGGGCGGCGGCACGTCGCAGGCGCGCTCTGCCCGGCGCACGAGGGCACGGGGGCGGCCGCCGGCGCGGCGGCGCAGTCGAGGCCGCCGCCGCGCTCGCAGCGCCGGACGGTACGCGCCGCGCGCCGGAGCCCCTTCACCGCGAGCCGCACGAGCGCCGCGCCGCAGCGCGTGGACACCGCCCCGTCGTCGCGCGCGACGCGCAGGACGCGGCCCCGCTGGAACGCGACGATCCACAGCGCCCCGTCCGGGCCGACGACGAAGTCGACGGGCCCCCCGACGTCGCGCACCAGCACCTCCGGCGCCGCCGCGAAGCCCGTGCGCGCGGCGGCGAGCGACGCCGTCCAGACGCGGCCGAGGACGAAGTCGCCGAAGACGTAGTCGCCGTCCCAGAACGGCCCGCCGGTGACCGAGGCGTCGTCGCCGCCGTGGGCGTAGACGTAGACCGGCGGCACGGTGCCGCCGGGACACTGCGACACGGGCTCGCGCCCCTCGCAGCGCGGCCAGCCGAGGTCGTCGCCCGCGCGCACGACGTCGATCTCCTCGAAGGTGTTCTGCCCGACGTCGGCGACCCACAGGAGGCCGGTGGTCACGTCGATCGTGAAGCGGAAGGGATTGCGCAGGCCGAGCGCGTACACCAGCGGCGCGGCGCCGCCCTGTCCGGCGAACGGATTCCCCGGCGCGGGCGCGCCGTCGCGGGTGAGGCGGAGGATCTTGCCCTCCGGCGCCTCGCGGTCGCGCGCGTACGGGTTCGTCGACGCCCCCGGCGCGCCGAAGTCGCCGCGGCCCGTGTCGCCGACGCCGACGTAGAGGAAGCCGTCCGGCCCGACGACGAGACCGCCGCCGTCGTGGTTGCCGTTGTCGGTGCGCAGGCCGTCGAGGATCACCTCGGCGGGCCCGAGCGCGGCGCCGTCGAGCGTGGTGCGTACGACGCGGTTGCGCCGGCCCGCCTGCGAGCCCTCGCCGCAGCGCGCCGGATCGCCGCCCGGCGGGTGCGTCAGGTAGAGGAAGAGCCGCCGGTTCGACGCGAACTCGGGATCGACGGCGACGCCGAGGAGCCCCATCTCGGACGCCGTGCAGACCGGGAAGCGTCCGACCGGCGCCGGACGCAGGCCGTCGTCGGGCGTCCACAGGCGCACCGCCCCGCCCCGCTCGAGGATCACGAGACGGCCGTCGGGCAGGAAAGCGACCGCCGTCGGCTGCGCCAGGCCGTCGACGGCGACCGTCACCGCGAAGCCGTCCCGCGGCGTCTGCGTGTGCGCCGGCGCCGGCAGCAGGGCCGCCAGCAGCGCGAGCGCGGCGCTACGCCACGCGCGGCGCGAGGCGGAGCTGGTCCGCGAGCGTGTCGAGCCAGTCCTCAGACGACCCGAACAGTAGCTCCGCCTGCTTGGCGCGCAAGGTGTGGCGATGGAGCGGATGCTCGACGACGTAGCCCGCGCCGCCGTGGAGCTGATGCGCCATGAGCGTGATCTCGCGGTACGCGCGTCCCACCCAGGCTTTCGCGATCGCGATCTCACGCTCGGACGGCAGGCCCTCGGCGAGGCGCCACAACGCCTGCCGTGCGACGTGGCGCGCGCCCTCGAGCTCGATCGCCATCACCGCGACCATCTGCTGCACGGCCTGGAACGTGCCGAGCTTCGCGCCGAACTGCTCGCGCTCGCCGACGTAGCGTACGGTCATCTCGAGGACGGTGTCGGCGCCGCCGATGAGGTCGCAGCAGAGGAGCGTCGCGAACGTGCGGCGGAGCTTCTCGAGCCTCGGCCATGCCGTCGCCGGCGTGCCGCAGAGCGCGTCGGCGGGCAGCGCCACCTGGCGCAGCCTCACGGTGCTCTGCCGGTCCTTGGCGAAGGTCGCGAGCGGCGTCACCGTGACGCCCTTCGCGTCCCGCGGGACCAGCACGACCGACACGCCGCGGCGACCATCGCAGCCGGCGACCAGGAACGCGTCGGCGGTGACGCCCTGGAGGACGAAATCCTTCTCGCCGTGCACGACGAGGTTGCGGCCGCGGCGCGTGACCGTCGTCGTCATCGCCGACGGCTCGAGCGCGGCGCCGCGCTCGCTCACCGCCAGCGCCACCTGCCGCTCGCCGCGCGCGATGGCCGGCAGCCACGCCTTCTTCTGCGCCGGCGTGCCGAGCGCCTGCAGCGCGAGACCGCCCGTCCAGGCGGCGAAGAGCGCGAGCGGCGCGACGGCGCGGCCGCACTCCTCGACGAGGAGCCCGAGGTCGAGCAGCGACGCGCCCTGCCCGCCCGACTTCTCGGGCAGCGCGAAGCCGAGCCAGCCGAGCTCGGCGACGGCGCGCCAGAACGCGGGATCGTACCCCGCAGGGAGCGCGTCCCATTCGAGCCGGCGCTCGCGCGTCAGCTCGGCGTCGAGGAAGCGACGCGCTTCGTGCGCGACGGCCTGCTGCTCGTCGGTCGGGGCGA from bacterium encodes the following:
- the chrA gene encoding chromate efflux transporter; its protein translation is MVPTETPVTDTVPCTRRDLVLYFLRLGTFGFGGPIALVGYMQRDLVEERRWFTTGDYREGLALAQLAPGPLAAQLAIYLGWLRHGIAGATLVSIAFVLPSFVMVMALSWLYVATGGLAWMQGAFYGIGAAVIAIIARSAWKLAKSTLGHDRLLWTLFGASALVTVVTESEPLAVFLLCGVVTLIARGLPARSTAAVLLPWPWLVTGLHGPAGNATLWTIAWYFSEAGAFVFGSGLAIIPFLHGGVVSELGWLSERQFLDAVAVAMITPGPVVITVAFIGWLAAGPAGATVAAVAVFLPCYVFTVIPARYFRRSIHDPRVKAFVDGVTVAAAGAIAGAAVVLGRRAVFDVPTLLVFLTMLAVLPRVRSALEPLCIVAAGVVGILLSAAS
- a CDS encoding LLM class flavin-dependent oxidoreductase; translated protein: MRFGIHAGPQDCTLAELRRLWQVADTQGFHWCSVWDHLYSVSDVSNPAKPCFEGLTTMAALACETRNVRVGSLVFCTGYRNPGVLAKAAVTIDHLSSGRCELGLGAGWNEREFQAFGMPFGPIRDRLDLLEETAVVLRRLFDGERVTFQGRRLHLDDALCDPRPVQERLRLWIGGQGEKRMLRIVARHADGWNLPFLPPEIWAARNRTLNDWCDRERRDPAAIVRSANVGLAIGADAARAATQEERLRLMFGPMTDWVKPGHLLGTPGQVRERVAEYRDAGVEWLILALRAPFDWEGLELFVREVMPAFTRR
- a CDS encoding chromate resistance protein, translated to MAAAEPPVLPWLVLIHQIPPRPASLRVKVWRRLQTLGALSLKNSVYVLPNGDETREDLAWVLRELRTAGAQGSLCEARLVDGLDDAEVRATFVALREADYRRLAAEIRALAKTVPAARRRPLADDVRARLDTALGRLRKQLAEVQRIDFFGAPGREAAAGLLAAIETRLHPQPSTPRAARRPWQRDDVQGRTWVTRRGIHIDRIASAWLIRRAIDPTARFRFVTPKGHVPADGELRFDMFDAEFTHDGDLCTFEVLLRDFALDDPALGPIAEIVHDVDLKEQRHDRPETAGVEHLIAGICRTAADDEQRLAQGTTVFDGLHAWFQRRRP
- a CDS encoding PQQ-dependent sugar dehydrogenase, producing the protein MTVAVDGLAQPTAVAFLPDGRLVILERGGAVRLWTPDDGLRPAPVGRFPVCTASEMGLLGVAVDPEFASNRRLFLYLTHPPGGDPARCGEGSQAGRRNRVVRTTLDGAALGPAEVILDGLRTDNGNHDGGGLVVGPDGFLYVGVGDTGRGDFGAPGASTNPYARDREAPEGKILRLTRDGAPAPGNPFAGQGGAAPLVYALGLRNPFRFTIDVTTGLLWVADVGQNTFEEIDVVRAGDDLGWPRCEGREPVSQCPGGTVPPVYVYAHGGDDASVTGGPFWDGDYVFGDFVLGRVWTASLAAARTGFAAAPEVLVRDVGGPVDFVVGPDGALWIVAFQRGRVLRVARDDGAVSTRCGAALVRLAVKGLRRAARTVRRCERGGGLDCAAAPAAAPVPSCAGQSAPATCRRPRSAPRASRAARRRRGRLCAGRRRRAREPAGARGTARRRGRCARRLARAQTSAAVAQLRGRAVPRARPAGDARLHAGAAGPLHALVRLQPGVRRRRGAGACVPPAAGARGGALRARLTGGG
- a CDS encoding acyl-CoA/acyl-ACP dehydrogenase, with amino-acid sequence MHLAPTDEQQAVAHEARRFLDAELTRERRLEWDALPAGYDPAFWRAVAELGWLGFALPEKSGGQGASLLDLGLLVEECGRAVAPLALFAAWTGGLALQALGTPAQKKAWLPAIARGERQVALAVSERGAALEPSAMTTTVTRRGRNLVVHGEKDFVLQGVTADAFLVAGCDGRRGVSVVLVPRDAKGVTVTPLATFAKDRQSTVRLRQVALPADALCGTPATAWPRLEKLRRTFATLLCCDLIGGADTVLEMTVRYVGEREQFGAKLGTFQAVQQMVAVMAIELEGARHVARQALWRLAEGLPSEREIAIAKAWVGRAYREITLMAHQLHGGAGYVVEHPLHRHTLRAKQAELLFGSSEDWLDTLADQLRLAPRVA
- the ilvE gene encoding branched-chain-amino-acid transaminase encodes the protein MLIWLDGRLVPRDEAKISVFDHGLLYGDGVFEGIRVYARRVFRLAEHLDRLYDSARALALDIPMDRAAMAGVVEETVRANRKDDAYIRLVVTRGVGDLGVDPARCPVPTIVCIVTDIQVYPPARYAAGIAVITSATRQVSHEAYDARIKSLNYLKNVLAKIDATRAGCEEAIMLNGDGFIAECTADNLFVVRAGTLLTPSPQDGALAGITRGAILALAGEAGVEAREARLGRFDVYTADEVFVTGTGAEVMPVTTVDGRPVGDGTPGPVTQRLQDAFHAFVRTQGTPLW